GCGGCGCAGGCTGGTGCCCGCCTCTTGGCGAAAGAGTTGCAGGAAGCGCGACTCGGAGAGGCTCGCGTCAACCGCGAGGTCGCGTAGCGACGGCGATTCGGGCAGCGAGCTGCGTATTCGTTTGACCGCCAACGTGATTCGATGATTCATCGGGTGAGCCGACACAGGTGCGGCAATCTCGATCCAGCGCCGCGCGTGGTCGGCGTCCGACGGGATCGCGGTTAAGGTGCGCTGCGCGTCGTGGTCGACGAAGACGCCGTTGGGCGATTCGTGGCACAGATCCCGGCACGCGGTGGCGCGCCCCGACGACGGGTCGAGGTAGCAGGAGACCAGCCGGCCGCCGCGGGTGTCGAGCTTGTGCGTCATCCGCGGCGGTATCAGCGCACTGCGCGCGGCAACCGAGCGACCGTTGGCCGTCACGGTCAGTTCGCGGTCGACCCCGAGCACCAGACACCACACCGAACCGGAGTGATGTCCCAGGTCCAGGCTCGGGCCGGCGTACAGGCCGTGACCCGGCCAGAGCCAGACAGCGGGATAGCAGGTTTGTGGAAGCGCGGAGTCGACTCTGACCGCCATGCTTCCTCCCATGGACGCCACCGTGATTGCCATCTCCATCGTCGCAGTGTTCTTCGCCGGAATGGGTGGGTACGCGCTCGTCGCCCCGAGCCGGCTCATTGCGCCGTTCGACATTGCACTGAATTCCGTTACAGCCCGATCCGAGGTGCGCGCCGTCTACGGGGGGTTCGGTCTGGCGATCGCGAGTGTTCTCGGCGCCGCGGCTGTCACCCCCGGTCTTCGCGCGGGTGTCGTCGTGACGGTGGCAGCGGCATGGGGCGGCATGGCTTTTGGCCGACTCACCTCGCTGCTCGACGGACCGTCGTCGTTCTATCCGAACTGGTTCTACTTCGTGGTCGAGGCGGCCGCTGCTGCCACCCTGTTCGCCGTGGCGGGTTAGGCCCGCACCTTCGCGGTCAGTGACACCAGTTGCTGGAGCGCCGTGTCCAGCTCCGCGCTGCGGCGGTCCTGCGGCGCGAAGCCGTCGGCGTTGAAGTCGTTGAACAGCGACAAGGCCACCGCGCCCCGGACGTCGAGCATCTCGAAGTTCGCGACGATCTGCCGCCACTGCTGGATGGACCGGATTCCGCCGTCGCCGCCGTAGGCGACGAAAGCGACCGGCTTGTTGTTCCATTCCGAGCCGATGCTGTCGAACGCGTTCTTGAAGGCGCCGGGCACGCCGTGGTTGTACTCCGGTGAGACGAAGACGAACGCATCGCAGCCGTCGATGGCCTGACTCCAGCGGGTGACGTTCTGCGAGTCGTACTTCCGGTCGGCCATCGCCGGTAGGACGGCCGAGGTCAGTAACGGCAGGTCGAACTCCTTGAGATCGATCAGCTCGAACTGGGCATCGCCGTGTCGCCCAGCGCGTTCGGCGACCCACTGCCCGACGGCCAGGCCCTTGCGACCCTCGCGAATAGATCCGACGATGATGCCGATCTTCATGTTCCCTCGCCCGTTCGTCGCGTGTTCTAGTCAAATTCTCTGATAGTCAGCGATAATTACTACTTGCCGCGTTGCTCAACTGTCAAGGGGGAGTGCGGTTGTGCGTCGGCATGCCGGCGACGTGGTCCGAGATAGGCTGGCAGATAGACCAATTGGTGGTGGAGGCGATGTGGCCGCAGGTGGCTGGCGGGGCGAGGACCTCGGCGTGCTTGCGGGCCGTCTGCTGTTCGCCGTCCAGGACGAGTTGTTCTCTCGCCTCCATGGCGAGGGCTTCGACGACATCGTCCCGAGGCACGGCGTCGTCCTGGCCTATCTGCGACTCGACGGCATCCGCGCGACCGATCTCGCGCGCCTGTCGGGTCAGGTCAAGCAGGTGGTCGGGCTCATCGTCGACGACCTGGAGCGGCTGGGTTACGTCGAGCGTCGGCCAGACCCCGTCGACCGGCGCGCGAAGTTGATCGTCCCCACCACTCGGGGCCGCGCGCAGATGGCCGCGGCGGACGCCATCATGGCCGACATCATGGACCGGCACGCCCGCGTCCTGGGCAAGCAGGAGTTCCGGCGCTTCATCGCCAATTTCCGCGAAGTCGTCGATCATCAGCGGGCCATGACGAGCGACGACTCGGGCGAAGGCCCGAACCCGCGCTGAGTCTCAGCCGGCCAAAACTATTGTGGAGGCGTGGAGGACGCTGTGCTGGGTGTCGCGATGACGCCAACTTCGGTTCGCACCGTCCTGGTCGCGGGCGCCAAGGCCGACGGAGCCGCCGTCAACCACGACAACATCGACTTCATCCGTGGCGCGGACCTGCCCGCTGACAGCTCGACGGAGCAGATCATCTCCGCCATCCTGATGACCCGCGCGACGGCGCGGGCCGACGGCTTCGAGGTCAATTCCACGGGCGTGACGTGGATGAACGTCGCCACGGCGACAGCCCTGCGGGAAGGCCTCGCGACCCGCAGCATCGCCAACGTCCTTCTGGTGTCGCCTTTCGCCTCCGCGGTGGCGCTGGCTCGCGCCGCCGGCCGGTCGGCCGAGTATGACCACACGGCGCTGTTGTGCGTGGAACCCGATGTCGCGACGCTCGCGGTGGTCGGCACGGCGGATGGGTTGGTCATCGACGTGCGGCGGCGGTTCCTGCCGCATGACGACGACGAAGCGGTGGCCGCGCTGGTCGAGATCGTCAGCGACGCGGGCGCGATGGAGAACGGACCCGACGGCGTGTACGTGGTCGGATCCGGTGTCGATATCCCGCTCGTCATGCCTGCCCTGGTGGCCGCGACGACGCTGCCGGTGAGCGCACCCGAACAGCCCGAGACGGCCCTGGCCCGGGGCGCGGCGCTGGCGTCGGCCAATGTCGAACTGCTGACGCCGTCCGCGCTCGAATTGGCCCGCGCGGCCGGACAGACCGCCGGCTACCCGCACATCGCGCTGCTGTGCATCGAGCCCGATTCGGCGACCTCCGCCGTGCTGAACACCGCCGACGAGTCGATCGCCGAGGTGCGGCGTCGGTACCTACCTAGTGACGACGCGGCGGCGCTGGCCGCGCTGGTGGAGATCGTCAAAGGCGCGGGCGCGATGGAGGGCAGGCCGAAGGGCGTCTTTCTGCTCGGCTCCGGTGTCGATATCCCGCTGCTGATGCCGGATCTGGTTGCGGCGACGTCACTTCCGATCAGCACGCCCGAGCAACCCTCGATGGCGCTCGCCCGGGGTGCGGCGCTGTCCGCGGCGAACACGTCCGCGCTGGCGTCATCCGCGGTCACGCTGGCCCGCGCGGCGGGGGAATCGGCCGGGCACGACCACACCGCGCTGCTGTGCATCGAGCCGGACACCGCGACGCTCGCGGTGGTCGGCACGGCGGACGGGCTGGTCGTCGACGTCCGTCGCCGGTTCCTGCCGCACGACGACGATGCGGCGGTGGCTGCGCTGGCCGAGATCGTCAAGGGTGCCGGCGCGATGGAGGGCGACCCGCAGGGCGTTTTCGTGGTCGGTTCCGGTGTCGATATCCCGCTGATCATGCCGGCGCTGGCGGATGTCACAGACCTTCCCGTCAGCGCGCCCGAGCAACCGGCGACCGCGCCGGCCGCCGAGGCAACCGAGACCCCGTCGCCGCTGTTCGCCTCGTCCACCGCGTTCCTCAACGGGCACAAACAGGGTGCCGCCGTCGTGCCCCGGGTGCCCCCGCCGGTGACGGGACCCGTCGTGCTGGAAGCACGCGGCCTGTGCAAGTCGTTCGGCGCCGGTCCGACCGCGATCCCGATCATCCACGACATCAACCTGCAGATCACCGCCGGCGAATTCGTCGTCCTGGTCGGACCGTCGGGGTCGGGCAAGTCGACGCTGCTGAGCATCCTCGGCTTGCTGGAGCCGCCGACCAGCGGCGAGGTGCTGGTGAACGGGGTGAGTGTCGCTCAGTTGTCGTCGCGGGAACTGGCCGGCGTGCGCGGTCACCGGATCGGCTACGTCTTCCAGTCGTTCAACTTGCTGGCCGGATTGTCGGTCGCCGAGAACGTGATGCTGCCGAGCCTGCTGGCCGGCCGGGCCGGGCGGGTGCAATTCGACCGGGCGATCTCGTTGCTGGACCAGTTCGGGCTGGCCGGGATGGCCAAGCGGGTGCCCGCGGAGTTGTCCGGCGGCGAGCAGCAGCGCGTGGCCATCGCGCGGGCGCTGTTCATGGCGCCGCAGGTCGTGCTCGCCGACGAGCCCACCGGCAACCTCGATACCAAGAACGGCCGGCGCGTGATCGACGCGCTTTACGACCTGAACGCGGCCGGCCAGACCATCGTGATGGTCACGCACGATCGATCGATCGCCGACGAGGCCCCTCGGTTGATCTCCTTGCTCGACGGCCGCATCGAAAGCGACGAGCGGCACATCCGATCCCGCGGCACGGCATGGCGCGCACCGCACTGAACGCGGCCGTCAGCGTCCTGAGGCTGATCAACTTCCGGGCGATCCGGCGGCACACCCTGCGGGCGCTGCTGGCCTCGCTGTCGCTGGGCGGCGGGGTTGCGATCGTGGTCGCGGTGATGATCGAAACCAGCAGTGTCAGTACGGCTATCGACGACGTCGGGTACCGGATCGCGGGCCCCGCGCCCCTGCGCATCGTCGGCGCCGCGACCCAAGGCGGGATCGATCCGGCGGTCATTCGCGCCGCCCGCAACGTCCCCGGGGTGGCGGTGCTCGCCCCCGTGGTCCGCGCCGCGACCGAGGTGCGCGACGGCGGCCGCGACACCGTCGTGCTGGCGTTGGGCATCGACTGTTCGGCGCGCTGGATCATCGACCCGAAGGTGTGCAGCGCGGGGCAGACGGAACCACAGGTGATGGCGACCTCGACCACCTTCGGGCGCACCCTGGGCAAGTCCGCGACCCTGGCGACCGACGTCGGTCAACTGCCGCTGCCGGGTCTCGCGCAGATCCCGCAGTTGGACAACGTCAACAACGGCCGCGTGGTCGTGTTGCCGCTGAGCGCGGCCAAAGTGCAATTCGCCCGCGACGACCGGGCCGACAGCGTCTACGTGAACCTGGCTGACACCGTCGACGCGAAGGCGATTCAGACCCGCCTCGGCGAGGTGCTGGAGGTGCTCGGACCGGGGTATCGGGTGCTGACCCGCAACGATCCGGCTGCCGGATTCAACGTCAACGTCGTGCTGTTTCCGCTGCTGGCGATCTTCGCGCTGATCGCGGTCGGCGTCGGGGTGATCCTCATCGCCCAGCTCACCCGCCTGTCGATTCAGGAACGCCGACGAGAAGTCGCGATCGCCGCGGCGCTGGGCGCCTCGCCGCTGTCCACCCTGGTCGGCTTCCTCGCCGAGGCTGCGCTGCTCGGCGCCGCCGGTTCGGTGGTCGGCGTCGCGCTGGGCGCGATCATCGCCCGGCCCGTCGTCGCGAGCGCCAGCGACCTCACGCAGCAGTTCGTCGGGGTCAACGTGCCCGTCGTCGTCGAGCCCGGTGTCGTCTTCGCGGGGCTGGGAATCGGCGTACTGCTCGCCCTCGCCGCGGCGATCGTGCCGAGCCTCGCGGCGTCGAAAACCCCGATCGCCACCGAGCTTTCCGGCCGTGCCGCCTACGAAGACGCCAAGTCGGCGCGCATCCTGCCCAAGGCCGCGGCGCAGCTCGCGATCGGCTTCGCGGCCCTCTTCCTGGTGTGGTCGGCGACGCTGTCGGGTGGACTCGCGCCGTGGCAGGCCACGATCGCCAACGGCGGGGTCGTCATCGCAATCGTCGGAATGCTCTTGGCCGCGGCCTATTTCAGCGCGCACATCCTGGCGTCGATCCGGCTCCAACCGGACCGGCCGCACAACCCGATCCTGGCGATTGCCTTCACCGGGCTGCGCGCTGACCAGACCCGGACGACGGCGATCGCCGGTGCCGTCGCGGTCCCGGTCGCCGTCGCCACGCTGCTGTCGGGCTTCCTGGTGGCGATCGACCGTGGCGTCGAGAACGTGGCGCGGGCGCAGGCGCACGATCGGCTGGTGGTCACCACCACCCGGTTCACCGACTGGGGGTCGACGGACGCGAAATTCTCGCCCGACAGCATGACCAAGCTAGCTGCCCTGCCCGGGGTGGGCGGCCTAGAGCGGATGGCCGAAGTCGAGATCACCCTCGGCAACGGATCGCTGGCCTACGTGCGGGCCGAGGACAGGCCCACCTTTTCCTACCAGGTCTTCGCCGGCCAGCCCCCGAAGGAGAGCGTGAAGTCGAACCAGCTCGTCATCGGCGGAATTCTGGCCCGCCAGAACGGGATTGGCATCGGCGACAGCATCCTGCTCGGTAGTGGGCCCACCGCCCGCAGAATTCCTGTCGGGACCATCGTCGCGACCCCCGAAGTGGGCGGGATGCGGATCCAGATGTCGTACTCGCTTGCCGAACAGATCTTCGGGCGTCAGCCACCCGGGCTGGTTTTCATCAATCCGGCGAAAGGTGTTGCCCTGCAACGCATCGCCGACGAGGTCAAGGCCGGGCAATTCAATCAGCCGCTGACCGTCGTGGACGCGAAGGGCTACCGGGATTCGGTGGTCAGCGGCGAGTCCCGGTTCCTCGCGCCACTGAACACGTTGAAGTATGGCCTGCTGGCGATCGCTTTCATCTCGGTGTCCTCGACGCTGCTGCTGCTCGGTATCCGCCGCCGTCGCGAGATCGCGCTGATTCAGGCACTCGGCGCCACCCCGACCAAGGTCTTCGCGGTGACGACGCTGGAGGCCGTCATCGCGAGTGCGACAGGCGCGCTGCTCGGTGCGATCGTGTCCGTGC
The sequence above is a segment of the Candidatus Mycobacterium wuenschmannii genome. Coding sequences within it:
- a CDS encoding helix-turn-helix domain-containing protein codes for the protein MAVRVDSALPQTCYPAVWLWPGHGLYAGPSLDLGHHSGSVWCLVLGVDRELTVTANGRSVAARSALIPPRMTHKLDTRGGRLVSCYLDPSSGRATACRDLCHESPNGVFVDHDAQRTLTAIPSDADHARRWIEIAAPVSAHPMNHRITLAVKRIRSSLPESPSLRDLAVDASLSESRFLQLFRQEAGTSLRRYRSWSRLLRVGLGVSAGLTLTDAAAEAGFASPSHLSDTFKATFGLTASQLLASGTALHVATD
- a CDS encoding DUF4345 domain-containing protein; the encoded protein is MDATVIAISIVAVFFAGMGGYALVAPSRLIAPFDIALNSVTARSEVRAVYGGFGLAIASVLGAAAVTPGLRAGVVVTVAAAWGGMAFGRLTSLLDGPSSFYPNWFYFVVEAAAAATLFAVAG
- a CDS encoding NADPH-dependent FMN reductase, producing the protein MKIGIIVGSIREGRKGLAVGQWVAERAGRHGDAQFELIDLKEFDLPLLTSAVLPAMADRKYDSQNVTRWSQAIDGCDAFVFVSPEYNHGVPGAFKNAFDSIGSEWNNKPVAFVAYGGDGGIRSIQQWRQIVANFEMLDVRGAVALSLFNDFNADGFAPQDRRSAELDTALQQLVSLTAKVRA
- a CDS encoding MarR family winged helix-turn-helix transcriptional regulator — encoded protein: MAAGGWRGEDLGVLAGRLLFAVQDELFSRLHGEGFDDIVPRHGVVLAYLRLDGIRATDLARLSGQVKQVVGLIVDDLERLGYVERRPDPVDRRAKLIVPTTRGRAQMAAADAIMADIMDRHARVLGKQEFRRFIANFREVVDHQRAMTSDDSGEGPNPR
- a CDS encoding ABC transporter ATP-binding protein, which encodes MEDAVLGVAMTPTSVRTVLVAGAKADGAAVNHDNIDFIRGADLPADSSTEQIISAILMTRATARADGFEVNSTGVTWMNVATATALREGLATRSIANVLLVSPFASAVALARAAGRSAEYDHTALLCVEPDVATLAVVGTADGLVIDVRRRFLPHDDDEAVAALVEIVSDAGAMENGPDGVYVVGSGVDIPLVMPALVAATTLPVSAPEQPETALARGAALASANVELLTPSALELARAAGQTAGYPHIALLCIEPDSATSAVLNTADESIAEVRRRYLPSDDAAALAALVEIVKGAGAMEGRPKGVFLLGSGVDIPLLMPDLVAATSLPISTPEQPSMALARGAALSAANTSALASSAVTLARAAGESAGHDHTALLCIEPDTATLAVVGTADGLVVDVRRRFLPHDDDAAVAALAEIVKGAGAMEGDPQGVFVVGSGVDIPLIMPALADVTDLPVSAPEQPATAPAAEATETPSPLFASSTAFLNGHKQGAAVVPRVPPPVTGPVVLEARGLCKSFGAGPTAIPIIHDINLQITAGEFVVLVGPSGSGKSTLLSILGLLEPPTSGEVLVNGVSVAQLSSRELAGVRGHRIGYVFQSFNLLAGLSVAENVMLPSLLAGRAGRVQFDRAISLLDQFGLAGMAKRVPAELSGGEQQRVAIARALFMAPQVVLADEPTGNLDTKNGRRVIDALYDLNAAGQTIVMVTHDRSIADEAPRLISLLDGRIESDERHIRSRGTAWRAPH
- a CDS encoding ABC transporter permease encodes the protein MARTALNAAVSVLRLINFRAIRRHTLRALLASLSLGGGVAIVVAVMIETSSVSTAIDDVGYRIAGPAPLRIVGAATQGGIDPAVIRAARNVPGVAVLAPVVRAATEVRDGGRDTVVLALGIDCSARWIIDPKVCSAGQTEPQVMATSTTFGRTLGKSATLATDVGQLPLPGLAQIPQLDNVNNGRVVVLPLSAAKVQFARDDRADSVYVNLADTVDAKAIQTRLGEVLEVLGPGYRVLTRNDPAAGFNVNVVLFPLLAIFALIAVGVGVILIAQLTRLSIQERRREVAIAAALGASPLSTLVGFLAEAALLGAAGSVVGVALGAIIARPVVASASDLTQQFVGVNVPVVVEPGVVFAGLGIGVLLALAAAIVPSLAASKTPIATELSGRAAYEDAKSARILPKAAAQLAIGFAALFLVWSATLSGGLAPWQATIANGGVVIAIVGMLLAAAYFSAHILASIRLQPDRPHNPILAIAFTGLRADQTRTTAIAGAVAVPVAVATLLSGFLVAIDRGVENVARAQAHDRLVVTTTRFTDWGSTDAKFSPDSMTKLAALPGVGGLERMAEVEITLGNGSLAYVRAEDRPTFSYQVFAGQPPKESVKSNQLVIGGILARQNGIGIGDSILLGSGPTARRIPVGTIVATPEVGGMRIQMSYSLAEQIFGRQPPGLVFINPAKGVALQRIADEVKAGQFNQPLTVVDAKGYRDSVVSGESRFLAPLNTLKYGLLAIAFISVSSTLLLLGIRRRREIALIQALGATPTKVFAVTTLEAVIASATGALLGAIVSVPIIAAVGRAAVVDVGSVTPLIFPMSEAFGYALLAILSAVFAAVVPAWKTTQAALATQLRDE